A genomic segment from Coccinella septempunctata chromosome 3, icCocSept1.1, whole genome shotgun sequence encodes:
- the LOC123310607 gene encoding uncharacterized protein LOC123310607, whose product MFGEIHFPFIFLVFFFDFSSGTGNLHSNPSQASSPGQRQVTLRIYPVVVPSYAQYPKQNFLYAGYPYGVIDPLQGNLLPDYFQRGNIYQGSLIPYQHGNFLENLPTRIIDVDERGNIKTPNRDPIFSMRQENSKSLPSTETQASQIVS is encoded by the exons ATGTTCGGTGAAATTCACTTTCCCTTCATTTTTCTGGTATTTTTCTTCGATTTCTCAAGTGGAACTGGAAATTTGCATAGTAATCCTAGTCAAGCTTCGAGCCCTGGTCAGAGGCAAGTAACACTTAGGATTTATCCTGTTGTTGTACCTTCCTATGCTCAATatccaaaacaaaattttctatatgCTGGATACCCCTACGGAGTTATCGATCCTTTACAAGGAAATCTATTACCAGATTACTTTCAGCGCGGAAATATATATCAAGGAAGTTTAATACCATACCAACATGGGAATTTTCTTGAGAATTTACCTACCAGAATAATAGATGTTGACGAAAGAGGCAACATTAAGACTCCGAACAGGGACCCTATTTTCTCCATGCGACAAGAAAATTCGAAAT CATTACCATCAACAGAAACTCAGGCCAGCCAGATAGTGTCATGA
- the LOC123310606 gene encoding coiled-coil domain-containing protein 80-like has product MKKIIFAFFLIILRSDIVKSDYFDCFETPDYDYTYEYPEVIYLPPERVNNIVDFLKKLAANSTAPVIPYPKQKNTEATPREETTRHIEEITTTTAATTTTTSAETTTPTTEATTTSVETTTTSVQTTTTSTELPTLSTKVTITPTEVAVTIKTDENPEVEDPIEDVNDNGLIEREKVPNTPEANENLDMNYDDNYYERDSQEDILSSKKKPEKIRESTQSTPEDENDSKPKNVYRWLSL; this is encoded by the exons ATGAAGAAGATCATTTTTGCCTTTTTCCTGATTATACTAAGATCAGACATTGTAAAAAGTGATTATTTCGATTGTTTCGAAACTCCAGATTATGATTATACTTACGAATATCCAGAAGTGATATATTTGCCTCCTGAACGAGTTAACAACATtgtggattttttgaaaaagcTAGCAGCAAATAGTACGGCACCAGTGATACCTTATCCGAAACAGAAAAACACTGAAGCAACTCCGAGAGAGGAGACCACTAGACATATAGAAGAAATAACCACTACCACGGcagcaacaacaacaacaacttcCGCAGAAACTACTACACCTACAACAGAAGCAACCACAACTTCCGTAGAAACAACCACAACTTCCGTACAAACAACCACAACATCGACAGAGTTACCCACACTTTCCACAAAAGTAACTATAACTCCCACAGAAGTAGCCGTAACTATAAAAACAGATGAAAATCCGGAAGTTGAAGATCCTATTGAAGATGTTAATGATAATGGACTAATTGAAAGAGAAAAAG TTCCAAATACACCAGAAGCAAATGAAAATCTGGATATGAATTATGATGATAACTATTATGAAAGAGATTCTCAGGAAGATATATTGAGTTCCAAAAAGAAGCCGGAGAAAATAAGAGAGTCAACCCAATCAACACCTGAAGATGAAAACGATTCGAAACCTAAAAATGTATATAGGTGGCTTAGTTTGTGA